A single window of Halobacterium jilantaiense DNA harbors:
- a CDS encoding ammonium transporter: MAVPAGVADGINTVWALVVAFLIFFMQPGFALLESGQVRAKNVGNVLMKNVTDWTVGVLAYFLLGYGLSSVLASLTSGAALGTPFAYFGDPGGWVTWLVGAVFAMTAATIVSGAVAERMNFPAYVFVAVVMTAVVYPVATGMTWGGGLLAVNANGPDGYIARVVGAGYLDFAGATVVHMLGGVAGLVGAWFVGPREGRFDASGDSHPIPGHSMLLAVLGTLILAFGWYGFNVGTSAIYGADNTLLSAQLGRVALNTTLGMGAGAVAAMVVSARRQGKPDPLWTANGLLAGLVAVTGAVPHVTWAGGIVLGALGGALVLPTYRFVVDALRVDDVCGVFAVHGMAGAVGTVLIPVFATSGFSATQLAMQVVGVAVIGAWAVVGSGATFWVADLLFGLRVSPEEEEAGLDASEHGVAAYPEFTGGGSPDSQPVSADGGYAGGDSDD, translated from the coding sequence ATGGCGGTCCCCGCCGGCGTCGCCGACGGCATCAACACGGTGTGGGCGCTCGTGGTCGCGTTCCTCATCTTCTTCATGCAGCCCGGATTCGCGCTCCTGGAGAGCGGGCAGGTCCGCGCGAAGAACGTCGGCAACGTCCTGATGAAGAACGTGACCGACTGGACGGTCGGCGTGCTCGCGTACTTCCTGCTCGGCTACGGGCTGTCCTCGGTCCTCGCGTCGCTGACGAGCGGCGCGGCCCTCGGCACGCCGTTCGCGTACTTCGGCGACCCCGGCGGCTGGGTGACGTGGCTGGTCGGCGCGGTGTTCGCGATGACCGCCGCCACCATCGTCTCCGGTGCCGTCGCCGAACGCATGAACTTCCCCGCGTACGTGTTCGTCGCGGTCGTGATGACCGCCGTCGTCTACCCCGTCGCCACCGGGATGACGTGGGGCGGCGGGCTGCTCGCGGTGAACGCCAACGGCCCCGACGGCTACATCGCGCGCGTCGTCGGCGCGGGCTACCTCGACTTCGCGGGTGCCACCGTCGTTCACATGCTCGGTGGCGTCGCCGGCCTCGTCGGCGCGTGGTTCGTCGGCCCCCGCGAGGGCCGCTTCGACGCCAGCGGCGACAGCCACCCCATCCCCGGCCACTCGATGCTGCTGGCCGTCCTCGGGACGCTCATCCTCGCGTTCGGCTGGTACGGCTTCAACGTCGGCACCTCGGCCATCTACGGCGCTGACAACACGCTGCTGTCCGCCCAGCTCGGGCGCGTCGCGCTCAACACCACGCTCGGCATGGGGGCCGGCGCGGTCGCAGCGATGGTCGTCTCGGCGCGCCGCCAGGGCAAGCCCGACCCGCTGTGGACCGCCAACGGCCTGCTCGCCGGCCTCGTCGCCGTGACGGGTGCCGTCCCGCACGTGACCTGGGCCGGCGGCATCGTCCTCGGCGCGCTCGGCGGCGCGCTCGTCCTGCCGACGTACCGCTTCGTCGTGGACGCGCTGCGCGTCGACGACGTCTGTGGCGTGTTCGCCGTCCACGGGATGGCGGGCGCGGTCGGCACAGTGCTCATCCCGGTGTTCGCGACCAGCGGGTTCTCCGCCACGCAGCTCGCGATGCAGGTCGTCGGCGTCGCCGTCATCGGTGCCTGGGCGGTCGTCGGCAGCGGCGCGACGTTCTGGGTCGCGGACCTCCTGTTCGGCCTCCGGGTCTCCCCCGAGGAGGAGGAAGCCGGCCTCGACGCCAGCGAACACGGCGTCGCGGCCTACCCCGAGTTCACTGGCGGCGGCAGCCCGGACAGCCAGCCAGTGAGCGCCGACGGCGGCTACGCCGGGGGTGACAGCGATGACTGA
- a CDS encoding P-II family nitrogen regulator has product MTDDDIEMVVAYVRPDVLSNVKQAIANAGAPSLTVTKVSGRGSQPVKTEQWRGEEYTVDLHEKAKVECVVADVETQRVVDAIADAAHTGEKGDGKVFVLPVSSAVQIRTGKTGPDAV; this is encoded by the coding sequence ATGACTGACGACGACATCGAGATGGTCGTCGCCTACGTCCGTCCGGACGTCCTCTCGAACGTCAAGCAGGCGATTGCGAACGCCGGCGCGCCGTCGCTCACGGTGACGAAGGTCTCCGGGCGCGGCAGCCAGCCCGTGAAGACCGAGCAGTGGCGCGGCGAGGAGTACACCGTCGACCTCCACGAGAAAGCGAAAGTCGAGTGCGTCGTCGCGGACGTCGAGACCCAGCGCGTGGTCGACGCCATCGCGGACGCCGCTCACACCGGCGAGAAAGGCGACGGCAAGGTGTTCGTGCTGCCTGTGTCGTCGGCGGTTCAGATTCGCACCGGGAAGACGGGGCCGGACGCGGTCTAG
- a CDS encoding DNA-methyltransferase: protein METTHRVHVGDARELPLADDSVDLVVTSPPYPMIEMWDEVFADLDREIGRALDAGDGERAHDLMHAVLADAWREVGRVLRPGGIAVVNVGDATRSLGRFRVYDNHARVTEAFADLGFDPLPGVLWRKPANSAAKFMGSGMVPPNAYVTLEHEHVLVFRNGSRREFEPGADRRYEAAYFWEERNDWFSDVWTDLNGARQALADPELRERSAAFPLELPYRLVNMYSVYGDTVLDPFWGTGTTSLAAAVAGRSSVGVETDPDLAAAFDDRIRDAPGLSRDLVADRLAAHREFVAGTDADLSYESDHYDTPVRTKQERGLRLYEVTDVAERDDGWRATHRPYDTED from the coding sequence ATGGAGACCACGCACCGCGTGCACGTCGGTGACGCCCGGGAGCTACCCCTCGCCGACGACAGCGTGGACCTCGTGGTCACGTCCCCGCCGTACCCGATGATCGAGATGTGGGACGAGGTCTTCGCCGACCTCGACCGCGAAATCGGGCGTGCGCTGGACGCCGGCGACGGCGAGCGCGCCCACGACCTGATGCACGCGGTCCTCGCCGACGCCTGGCGGGAGGTCGGTCGCGTCCTCCGGCCGGGCGGCATCGCCGTGGTGAACGTCGGTGACGCCACTCGGTCGCTCGGTCGGTTCCGGGTCTACGACAACCACGCCCGGGTCACCGAGGCGTTCGCCGATCTGGGCTTCGACCCGCTGCCGGGCGTACTCTGGCGGAAGCCCGCGAACTCCGCGGCGAAGTTCATGGGCTCCGGGATGGTGCCGCCGAACGCCTACGTCACGCTCGAACACGAACACGTCCTCGTCTTCCGGAACGGCAGCCGCCGCGAGTTCGAGCCGGGGGCCGACCGGCGCTACGAGGCGGCGTACTTCTGGGAGGAGCGCAACGACTGGTTCTCCGACGTCTGGACGGACCTCAACGGCGCGCGGCAGGCGCTGGCCGACCCCGAGTTGCGGGAGCGCTCGGCCGCCTTCCCGCTCGAACTGCCGTATCGTCTCGTGAACATGTACTCCGTCTACGGCGACACCGTCCTCGACCCGTTCTGGGGGACGGGGACGACGAGCCTCGCGGCGGCCGTGGCGGGCCGGAGTTCCGTCGGCGTCGAGACGGACCCGGACCTCGCCGCGGCGTTCGACGACCGCATCCGGGACGCGCCCGGACTCTCCCGTGACCTCGTGGCCGACCGGCTGGCAGCCCACCGCGAGTTCGTCGCCGGGACGGACGCCGACCTCTCGTACGAGTCCGACCACTACGACACGCCGGTGCGCACGAAACAGGAACGAGGACTCCGGCTGTACGAGGTCACAGACGTCGCGGAGCGTGACGACGGCTGGCGGGCGACACACCGACCGTACGACACAGAGGACTGA
- a CDS encoding DUF7835 family putative zinc beta-ribbon protein: MATTPMGTERQERCESCSRDTPHDVHIELRAESDDPGENAAFSREPYRVATCRRCETSRSRRMNDA; encoded by the coding sequence ATGGCGACCACACCCATGGGGACGGAACGGCAGGAGCGCTGTGAGTCCTGCAGCCGCGACACCCCACACGACGTCCACATCGAACTGCGCGCCGAGAGCGACGACCCCGGCGAGAACGCGGCGTTCTCACGGGAGCCGTACCGGGTGGCGACGTGCCGGCGCTGCGAGACCAGCCGGTCCCGCCGCATGAACGACGCCTGA
- the sucD gene encoding succinate--CoA ligase subunit alpha, whose amino-acid sequence MSILVDDDTRVVVQGITGGEGKFHAEQMMDYGTNVVAGAVPGKGGQEVAGVPVYDTVHDAVDEEDADASVIFVPPAFAGDAIFEALDTDLDLAVAITEGIPTQDMAKVNKRLQETDTRLQGPNCPGIITPGEAKLGILPGNIFSEGNVGLVSRSGTLTYQVVDSLTQRGIGQTTAIGIGGDPIIGTDFIDALELFEADEETDAVVMCGEIGGEDEEEAAEYIAQHMDTPVAGFIAGRTAPPGKRMGHAGAIVSGSGTGTAESKINALNDAGVPVGDTPEEVADNIEDLL is encoded by the coding sequence ATGAGCATTCTAGTCGACGACGACACTCGCGTCGTGGTGCAGGGCATCACGGGCGGGGAAGGCAAGTTCCACGCCGAACAGATGATGGACTACGGGACGAACGTCGTCGCGGGCGCGGTGCCCGGGAAGGGCGGCCAGGAGGTCGCCGGCGTTCCCGTCTACGACACCGTCCACGACGCCGTGGACGAGGAAGACGCCGACGCGTCGGTCATCTTCGTGCCGCCGGCGTTCGCCGGCGACGCCATCTTCGAGGCGCTGGACACGGACCTCGACCTCGCCGTCGCCATCACCGAGGGCATCCCGACCCAGGACATGGCGAAGGTGAACAAGCGCCTGCAGGAGACGGACACCCGCCTCCAGGGCCCGAACTGCCCCGGCATCATCACGCCAGGCGAGGCGAAGCTCGGCATCCTTCCGGGGAACATCTTCTCCGAGGGGAACGTCGGCCTCGTCTCCCGCTCGGGCACCCTCACCTACCAGGTCGTGGACTCGCTCACGCAGCGCGGCATCGGCCAGACGACCGCCATCGGCATCGGCGGCGACCCCATCATCGGGACGGACTTCATCGACGCCCTCGAGCTGTTCGAGGCCGACGAGGAGACCGACGCCGTCGTGATGTGCGGCGAAATCGGCGGCGAAGACGAGGAGGAGGCCGCCGAGTACATCGCCCAGCACATGGACACGCCGGTCGCCGGCTTCATCGCGGGCCGCACCGCGCCGCCGGGCAAGCGCATGGGCCACGCGGGCGCTATCGTCTCCGGCAGCGGCACCGGCACCGCGGAGTCCAAGATCAACGCCCTGAACGACGCGGGCGTCCCCGTCGGCGACACCCCCGAGGAGGTCGCCGACAACATCGAAGACCTGCTGTAG
- the sucC gene encoding ADP-forming succinate--CoA ligase subunit beta — protein MKLHEYQAKQVFADAGIPTPGSALATTADEVVEVAEDLGYPVAVKAQVHVGGRGKAGGIKLVEDADEAREAAEDILGMDLKGYTVNKVLVEKAVDFTNELYVGVTMDRGEGQPVVMVSERGGVNIEEVAEEDPDAIAREHVDPAFGLHPYQARKAVYDAGIPREVAGDVASILTTLYDLYEDRDGSDVEVNPLMVTADDEVIAADAVMNIDEDALFRQPELAEMEEEAAEDDLEAKANEYGFDYVRLDGNTGIIGNGAGLVMTTLDLVDYYGGKPANFLDIGGGAKAERVTNALDMVFSDENVDSVVFNIFGGITRGDEVAKGINAALEQFDEIPKPVVVRLAGTNAAEGREILNDELVTVEETLEGAVQRAVDFADEEGDQ, from the coding sequence ATGAAGCTTCACGAGTACCAGGCGAAGCAAGTCTTCGCCGACGCGGGCATCCCGACCCCGGGGTCGGCGCTCGCCACGACTGCCGACGAGGTAGTAGAGGTCGCTGAGGACCTCGGCTACCCCGTCGCGGTGAAGGCCCAGGTACACGTCGGCGGCCGCGGGAAGGCCGGCGGCATCAAACTGGTCGAGGACGCCGACGAAGCCCGCGAGGCCGCCGAGGACATCCTCGGCATGGACCTCAAGGGCTACACGGTCAACAAGGTCCTCGTCGAGAAGGCCGTCGACTTCACGAACGAACTGTACGTCGGCGTGACGATGGACCGCGGCGAGGGCCAGCCCGTCGTCATGGTCTCGGAGCGCGGCGGCGTGAACATCGAGGAGGTCGCCGAAGAGGACCCCGACGCCATCGCACGCGAGCACGTCGACCCCGCCTTCGGCCTCCACCCGTATCAGGCCCGGAAGGCCGTCTACGACGCCGGCATCCCCCGCGAAGTCGCGGGTGACGTGGCGTCCATCCTCACCACGCTGTACGACCTCTACGAGGACCGCGACGGCAGCGACGTCGAGGTCAATCCGCTGATGGTCACGGCAGACGACGAGGTCATCGCCGCGGACGCCGTGATGAACATCGACGAGGACGCGCTGTTCCGCCAGCCCGAACTCGCCGAGATGGAGGAGGAAGCCGCCGAGGACGACCTCGAAGCCAAGGCCAACGAGTACGGCTTCGACTACGTGCGCCTCGACGGCAACACGGGCATCATCGGCAACGGTGCCGGGCTCGTGATGACGACCCTGGACCTCGTGGACTACTACGGCGGCAAGCCCGCGAACTTCCTGGACATCGGCGGCGGCGCGAAGGCCGAACGCGTCACGAACGCCCTGGACATGGTGTTCAGCGACGAGAACGTCGACAGCGTCGTCTTCAACATCTTCGGGGGTATCACCCGGGGCGACGAAGTCGCGAAGGGCATCAACGCCGCGCTCGAACAGTTCGACGAGATTCCGAAGCCCGTCGTTGTGCGGCTCGCCGGCACGAACGCCGCAGAGGGCCGCGAGATTCTGAACGACGAGCTCGTGACCGTCGAGGAGACCCTCGAGGGCGCTGTGCAGCGCGCCGTCGACTTCGCTGACGAGGAGGGAGACCAATGA